The following proteins are co-located in the Paenibacillus sp. JNUCC32 genome:
- a CDS encoding PepSY-associated TM helix domain-containing protein produces MGKKKTPAAKPNENQSANPSSAALYKTVWRWHFYAGIMFAPFLIILAVTGSVYLFKPQIEQALYRDFYTVTPQSERVTPSKLVGQVKELYPDATITKYRPGESDSRSTEISLTSGSESMTVFMDPYTGEKMGELKDKDRIMDKIEEFHGELMVGTIGDRIVELAACWAIVLIITGLFLWFPKNKNKSKKKRSLAGILYPRLGKGKQILRRDLHAVPAFWIAAGMLFLVMTGLPWSGLWGSNFQTMATNTGAGYPPSIWSGSAPSSHVVRTKEVAEVPWAAENLEVPNSTISDFMPLPIEDVMYVARSEGMHPSYTISIPQQAGGVYTLSAYPPKAQDEATLHIDQYSGAVLADYRYDHYGFVGKAVALGITLHKGTQFGIVNQIFSLLICLGIILIAVSGLYLWWKRKPDHGLGAPKAPETGAKSMRLFLLVLISLGILFPLVGLSLIIVWIIDSVIVRKILAIKAFLNA; encoded by the coding sequence ATGGGGAAAAAGAAAACGCCGGCAGCCAAACCCAATGAAAATCAATCAGCAAATCCAAGCTCTGCCGCATTATACAAAACCGTCTGGAGATGGCATTTCTATGCCGGCATCATGTTCGCTCCTTTTCTGATCATCCTGGCTGTAACCGGCTCCGTTTACTTATTTAAGCCTCAGATTGAACAAGCGTTATATCGGGACTTCTACACGGTAACCCCACAATCCGAACGGGTAACGCCCAGCAAGCTGGTCGGACAAGTGAAAGAGCTCTACCCTGACGCTACCATCACGAAATACCGCCCCGGCGAGTCGGATTCCCGCTCCACGGAAATCAGTCTGACCTCGGGCAGCGAATCCATGACCGTCTTCATGGACCCCTATACGGGAGAAAAGATGGGCGAGCTGAAAGACAAAGACCGGATCATGGACAAAATCGAGGAGTTCCACGGCGAGCTGATGGTCGGGACGATCGGGGACCGGATCGTGGAGCTTGCCGCCTGCTGGGCGATCGTGCTCATCATCACCGGTTTGTTTTTATGGTTCCCGAAAAATAAAAACAAAAGCAAAAAGAAAAGAAGCCTCGCAGGGATCCTGTATCCGAGGCTCGGCAAGGGCAAGCAGATTCTTCGCCGGGACCTGCACGCCGTTCCCGCATTCTGGATCGCGGCTGGCATGCTGTTTCTCGTCATGACCGGATTACCCTGGTCAGGCCTGTGGGGCAGCAATTTCCAAACCATGGCAACCAATACCGGTGCCGGCTATCCTCCTTCCATCTGGTCGGGCAGTGCGCCGTCCTCCCATGTGGTACGGACGAAGGAAGTCGCAGAGGTCCCTTGGGCGGCCGAAAATCTGGAGGTTCCCAACTCCACCATCTCCGACTTTATGCCGCTTCCGATTGAAGACGTCATGTACGTAGCCCGAAGCGAGGGGATGCATCCGAGTTACACCATCAGCATCCCGCAGCAAGCGGGCGGCGTGTATACGTTGTCGGCCTATCCGCCGAAAGCGCAGGACGAAGCCACCCTGCATATCGACCAGTACAGCGGCGCGGTGTTGGCGGATTATCGCTATGATCATTACGGATTCGTCGGCAAAGCCGTTGCCCTGGGCATTACGCTGCACAAAGGAACCCAATTCGGCATCGTCAACCAGATTTTCAGTTTGCTGATATGCCTAGGCATCATTCTCATTGCGGTAAGCGGTTTGTACTTGTGGTGGAAACGAAAACCGGATCACGGACTGGGGGCTCCGAAAGCGCCCGAGACGGGCGCCAAGAGCATGAGGCTGTTCCTGCTGGTGCTTATCTCTTTGGGGATTCTGTTCCCGCTTGTGGGCTTGTCTCTCATCATCGTGTGGATCATCGATTCTGTCATCGTGCGGAAGATACTGGCGATCAAGGCTTTCCTGAACGCCTGA
- a CDS encoding thermonuclease family protein: protein MNKRILAAFLTALLLLSGCSQPLMSPATSNEETAASRTSEAETDAGTTNAKQTTYPTDDLNLPRVAVELVKAVDGDTISVMFEGKKENVRMLLVDTPETSHPKLGVQPFGPEAKAFTKELVEQADRLELEFDIGPNRDKYSRLLAYVYADGKMVQESLLEEGLARVAYIYPPNTRYVDKFDDLQRISRDKGLGIWSVENYAQEDGFHPEEQDDTNKSNNHDTTATQAPTEKPQPSKQACDIKGNINSKGEKIYHTPESPYYERTKQEQWFCSEEEAEQAGFRAPLK, encoded by the coding sequence ATGAACAAACGTATACTAGCCGCTTTTCTAACCGCCCTGCTGTTATTATCCGGCTGCAGCCAGCCGCTGATGTCCCCTGCGACGTCGAACGAAGAAACCGCAGCGTCCCGTACATCCGAAGCCGAGACAGACGCCGGCACAACGAATGCCAAGCAGACGACCTATCCCACCGATGATCTGAACCTGCCGCGGGTTGCCGTGGAATTGGTCAAAGCCGTTGACGGCGACACCATCAGCGTCATGTTCGAGGGCAAAAAAGAGAATGTTCGCATGCTGCTGGTCGACACGCCCGAGACAAGCCATCCGAAACTGGGCGTCCAGCCGTTCGGGCCCGAGGCCAAGGCTTTTACGAAGGAGCTCGTGGAACAAGCCGATCGGCTTGAATTGGAGTTCGATATCGGTCCGAACCGGGATAAATATTCCAGGCTGCTCGCTTACGTGTATGCCGACGGGAAAATGGTCCAGGAATCGCTGCTTGAAGAAGGACTGGCCCGCGTCGCCTACATCTATCCGCCCAACACGCGCTATGTGGACAAATTCGATGATTTGCAGCGGATCAGCCGGGACAAGGGGCTCGGCATATGGAGCGTAGAGAACTACGCCCAGGAAGACGGATTCCATCCCGAGGAACAGGACGATACGAATAAGAGCAACAACCATGACACCACAGCAACCCAAGCGCCTACCGAGAAACCCCAACCGTCCAAGCAAGCCTGCGACATTAAAGGCAACATCAACTCCAAGGGCGAGAAAATCTATCATACGCCCGAATCCCCGTACTATGAGCGCACGAAGCAGGAGCAGTGGTTCTGCAGCGAGGAAGAAGCCGAGCAAGCCGGTTTCCGGGCCCCGCTGAAGTAG
- a CDS encoding CpaF family protein, with protein MMEDPFKSVRDQVRSELDMSASVNNSELMARIEEMVWRRRELMELTAAEKRRLVRRVFDSFRGLDVLQPLVDDPRITEIMINSHQDIFIEQDGEVKKLPVQFESQSRLEDIIQSIVGTVNRVVNESTPIVDARLKDGSRVNIVLPPIALKGPTMTIRKFPESPMTMDDLVGRGALTEEAAEQLRILVKGKYNIFIGGGTGSGKTTFLNALSQYIPPDERVITIEDSAELKIVTVPNLVSLETRNANTEGRGEIAMRDLIRSSLRMRPNRIVVGEVRGSEALDMLQAMNTGHDGSLSTGHANSTQDMISRLETMVLSGADLPISVVRQQISSAIDIFVHLSRLRDRSRRVTEISEVIGMSDGEVVLNPLYRFRETGESGGRVIGRLEPCGNPLQSADKLHMAGITAWPLQKMMEVT; from the coding sequence ATGATGGAGGATCCGTTTAAATCGGTTCGGGATCAGGTTCGGTCCGAGCTTGATATGAGTGCGAGCGTTAACAATTCGGAATTGATGGCCCGCATCGAGGAAATGGTGTGGAGAAGACGCGAGCTCATGGAGCTGACCGCAGCCGAGAAGCGGAGGCTGGTGCGGAGGGTATTCGATTCTTTTCGCGGGCTGGATGTGCTTCAGCCTCTGGTGGACGACCCACGGATTACGGAAATTATGATAAACAGCCACCAGGATATATTCATCGAGCAGGACGGCGAGGTCAAGAAGCTGCCGGTCCAATTCGAGTCCCAGAGCCGGCTGGAGGATATCATTCAGAGCATTGTGGGTACGGTAAACCGGGTGGTGAATGAATCGACGCCCATCGTTGACGCGAGATTGAAGGACGGCTCCCGGGTGAATATCGTGCTCCCGCCCATCGCGCTGAAAGGGCCGACCATGACGATCCGCAAGTTTCCGGAATCGCCGATGACGATGGATGATTTGGTTGGAAGGGGAGCGCTGACGGAGGAGGCGGCAGAGCAGCTTCGGATATTGGTCAAGGGCAAGTATAACATTTTTATAGGCGGCGGGACGGGGTCGGGGAAGACGACTTTCCTGAATGCGCTGTCGCAATATATTCCGCCTGATGAACGTGTCATTACGATCGAGGACTCGGCGGAGCTGAAAATCGTGACGGTCCCGAACCTCGTGTCGCTGGAGACCCGGAATGCCAACACGGAAGGCCGGGGGGAGATCGCGATGCGCGATCTGATCCGTTCCTCGCTGCGGATGCGTCCCAATCGGATCGTGGTGGGCGAGGTGCGGGGCAGCGAGGCGCTGGATATGCTGCAGGCCATGAATACAGGGCATGACGGAAGTTTGTCGACGGGGCACGCCAACAGCACGCAGGACATGATCAGCCGTTTGGAGACGATGGTACTGAGCGGTGCGGATCTTCCGATCAGCGTGGTCCGCCAGCAGATTAGCTCGGCGATTGATATATTTGTGCATTTATCCCGGTTAAGGGATCGATCGCGACGCGTAACGGAGATTAGCGAAGTGATTGGAATGAGCGACGGCGAGGTGGTGCTGAACCCGCTGTACCGGTTCCGTGAAACGGGCGAATCGGGCGGCCGGGTGATTGGGCGCCTGGAGCCTTGCGGCAATCCGCTTCAATCGGCGGACAAGCTTCATATGGCCGGGATTACGGCTTGGCCGCTGCAGAAGATGATGGAGGTGACATAA
- a CDS encoding type II secretion system F family protein — MKRSGSSAWMSKEGQGGRVIKRSKIAGKPEHAAAARTHALPDYSVYHLSMSHRTACVILGGLLFCFIGYLFYHNLILSLLLGAGGLMIPKLWRRFMLDRRRRTLNLHFKQALYSLSSSLSAGRSVENGFRDAVQDLLLLDPGGSSDLIFELKVIVSRLEYGEPIEVALQDFARRAGMEDLTNFADVFSTCKRTGGDLVEVVRRTSSVIGEKLDIQQEISVMIAQKRFESKALLAAPFLLLLFMNMTSPDYMEPMYSGSGIMISTLALAALGGCFLWITKMMDIKV; from the coding sequence ATGAAACGCTCCGGTAGTTCTGCCTGGATGTCCAAAGAGGGCCAAGGCGGCCGAGTGATCAAGAGGAGCAAAATCGCCGGTAAACCCGAGCATGCAGCCGCGGCCCGAACCCACGCCCTTCCGGATTACAGTGTCTATCATCTCTCGATGAGTCACAGAACGGCATGTGTGATCCTTGGCGGCCTTTTGTTTTGCTTCATCGGTTATCTGTTTTATCACAATCTGATATTGTCGCTGCTGCTGGGAGCGGGAGGGCTGATGATCCCTAAATTATGGCGGCGGTTTATGCTGGATCGCAGACGCAGGACGCTGAATCTTCACTTCAAGCAAGCTCTCTATTCCTTGTCCTCGTCCCTGTCGGCCGGCCGCTCCGTGGAGAACGGGTTCAGGGATGCCGTTCAGGACTTGCTGCTGCTGGATCCCGGAGGCAGCAGCGATCTGATCTTCGAACTTAAGGTCATTGTGTCCCGTTTGGAGTACGGCGAGCCTATCGAAGTGGCACTGCAGGATTTTGCAAGAAGGGCGGGGATGGAGGATCTAACGAATTTTGCGGATGTCTTCTCGACTTGCAAACGCACAGGCGGCGATTTGGTCGAAGTCGTGCGCAGAACCTCCTCCGTCATCGGGGAGAAGCTGGATATCCAGCAGGAGATATCCGTGATGATTGCACAGAAGCGGTTCGAATCCAAGGCGCTTCTTGCCGCCCCGTTCCTCCTGCTGCTGTTCATGAATATGACATCCCCCGATTATATGGAGCCCATGTACAGCGGATCGGGGATCATGATCTCTACTCTTGCACTTGCGGCTTTAGGAGGCTGTTTCTTATGGATCACCAAAATGATGGATATCAAGGTGTAA
- a CDS encoding type II secretion system F family protein — MLTWMSGALTVLLVGGWVVLNRTCGERYHRLGRLSMDGLRLQRLAPPVLFLLERGKVPMRFPIVFYRMQGSVQKIHGLRHSAEMTLLFMAEALAYTWLILIGGCLWSLLSGGVIGLLAGFGLGALLPVALVKDLHKKVTLREQDIVMELPELLNKIVLLVGAGETVQRAIIHCVERNKDESHPLYAELKRMVLEWEGGHPFQQAFEQFNKRCGVQEVSIFTTTVLLNFRRGGNDFVLALRDLSRVLWEKRKAIARTRGEQASSKLVLPMVVIFMIVIVLLGAPAFMMMNM; from the coding sequence ATGCTGACATGGATGTCCGGCGCGCTGACGGTTCTGCTTGTGGGTGGTTGGGTGGTGCTGAATCGAACGTGCGGCGAACGATACCATCGTCTTGGCAGATTGTCCATGGATGGGCTCAGGCTGCAGCGGTTAGCGCCGCCTGTGTTGTTCCTGCTGGAGCGGGGGAAGGTTCCGATGCGCTTCCCGATTGTATTCTACCGGATGCAGGGCTCCGTTCAGAAGATCCATGGTCTGCGGCACAGCGCGGAAATGACGTTGTTATTTATGGCCGAGGCCCTTGCGTATACATGGCTTATTTTGATCGGCGGCTGCTTGTGGTCGTTGCTGTCCGGGGGCGTAATCGGACTTCTGGCTGGATTCGGATTGGGGGCATTGCTGCCCGTCGCTTTGGTGAAGGATCTCCATAAAAAGGTCACGCTGCGTGAGCAGGATATCGTGATGGAGCTGCCGGAGCTTCTGAACAAGATTGTGCTGCTTGTCGGCGCCGGCGAGACGGTGCAGCGGGCGATCATTCATTGCGTGGAACGGAACAAGGACGAGAGCCATCCCCTGTATGCTGAGCTGAAGAGAATGGTGCTTGAATGGGAGGGAGGCCATCCGTTCCAGCAAGCCTTCGAGCAGTTCAATAAACGGTGCGGCGTTCAGGAAGTATCGATATTTACAACAACCGTCCTGCTTAATTTTCGGCGCGGCGGGAACGACTTTGTCCTGGCACTGCGGGATTTGTCCCGCGTGCTGTGGGAGAAGCGCAAGGCCATTGCAAGAACAAGGGGCGAGCAGGCCTCCTCGAAGCTGGTGCTGCCAATGGTGGTCATCTTCATGATCGTGATTGTTTTGCTCGGAGCGCCTGCATTTATGATGATGAACATGTAG
- a CDS encoding Flp1 family type IVb pilin → MMLNMAKNGMKAFWKDEKGIGTLEMILILVVILIIALIFKDQITALVNNLFKNVNNKSKEFLE, encoded by the coding sequence ATGATGTTAAACATGGCGAAGAATGGTATGAAAGCTTTTTGGAAGGATGAGAAAGGGATCGGAACGCTTGAGATGATCCTGATCCTCGTCGTTATTTTGATTATCGCGCTTATATTTAAAGATCAGATTACGGCCTTGGTGAACAACTTGTTTAAAAACGTGAACAACAAGAGCAAAGAGTTCCTTGAATAA